In Toxoplasma gondii ME49 chromosome X, whole genome shotgun sequence, a single genomic region encodes these proteins:
- the DDX3X gene encoding DEAD (Asp-Glu-Ala-Asp) box polypeptide DDX3X (encoded by transcript TGME49_226250~Gene product name based on ToxoDB Community Expert Annotation.) produces the protein MDSQQQLSPAVDSAVGSRVGQAAGLQQPKRYVPPHLRNRPPAQDNFSGAGGYPEYPSSSNALSSQAHGQTYSPTDRTFNSSSSNGLAAGSPGQNQQTGRRYVPPGSGDRFSCLGAGGARYTPPNTTYNTPAGGQGEIPGNAAGNAQGGVYNARAAAMQQGGYGSSRTMRASVTGTGWDVRDGRRYVPEKEKDVFSSDKLQSTGIKFDSYDKVPVELKGRGAERIMAIESFQTPGMQIHPLLLQNVSRVNYTKPTPIQKNSIPTILSGRDLMACAQTGSGKTAAFLYPIIARMLQDGPPPLPQAAAGGGSGYRKPPAYPICLVLSPTRELAMQIYEEARKFQFGTGVRTVAVYGGSDVKRQLIDLDGGCDICVATPGRLVDLLERRKVRLGLVQFFVLDEADRMLDMGFLPQIKLIVESFDLPPSPTPQTAGYPSLGGDSGAGRRVGRQTVMFSATFPREIQMLAKDFLEDYIYLAVGRVGSTNEFIRQRLQYADEDQKLKLLVKLLRETEKGLTIIFVETKRKADMIEDYLVDDDFPAVSIHGDRTQQEREEALRLFKAAKCPILVATDVAARGLDISNVTHVINFDLPTNIDDYVHRIGRTGRAGNLGLATSFVNESNKPILRDLLNLLEEAKQDIPSFLPPLVLSCTSSSSRMGGGWGGGRGGRGGGSFGGRQGGAGYGSMGGVGGRSGAAPMGDSRLPATDWRTTPGGSRPMGGFRAAVMSSDRPGGMDAW, from the exons ATGGACTCGCAGCAACAACTCTCTCCGGCAGTAGATAGTGCTGTCGGGTCGCGCGTAGGCCAGGCCGCCGGACTGCAGCAGCCGAAGAGATATGTTCCGCCGCACCTTCGCAACCGGCCCCCTGCGCAGGACAATTTCTCCGGCGCAGGCGGGTATCCAGAGTATCCTTCTTCGTCAAATGCGCTTTCCTCCCAGGCACACGGTCAGACTTACTCGCCCACTGACCGCACCTTCAACTCGAGTTCGAGCAACGGCCTCGCCGCGGGCAGCCCCGGCCAGAATCAGCAGACCGGCCGTCGCTATGTGCCACCGGGTTCCGGCGACCGCTTCAGCTGTCTAGGCGCTGGCGGCGCCCGCTACACGCCTCCGAACACGACTTACAATACTCCAGCCGGGGGTCAGGGAGAAATCCCAGGAAATGCAGCTGGAAATGCTCagggcggtgtgtacaacGCCCGCGCCGCAGCGATGCAGCAAGGCGGCTACGGATCCTCTCGGACGATGCGCGCGAGCGTGACGGGGACCGGCTGGGATGTGCGAGACGGCCGCCGCTACGTTcccgagaaagagaaggatgTGTTTAGCAGCGACAAGCTGCAGAGCACGGGCATCAAGTTCGACTCTTACGACAAGGTCCCAGTTGAGTTGAAGGGCCGCGGCGCGGAGCGTATCATGGCCATCGAGTCGTTCCAGACTCCGGGTATGCAGATCCACCCACTGCTCCTACAGAACGTGTCGCGCGTGAACTACACAAAGCCCACGCCGATTCAGAAGAACTCCATTCCTACGATTCTCTCCGGCCGCGATTTGATGGCCTGTGCACAGACCGGGTCCGGAAAAACTGCCGCCTTCCTCTACCCCATCATCGCACGCATGCTCCAGGACGGGCCGCCTCCATTGCCTCAGGCAGCTGCAGGTGGCGGTTCTGGCTACCGGAAGCCGCCCGCGTACCCCATCTGCCTGGTCCTTTCGCCCACCCGCGAGCTCGCCATGCAAATCTACGAAGAAGCGCGCAAATTCCAGTTCGGCACAGGCGTCCGGACTGTCGCTGTGTACGGAGGAAGCGATGTGAAGCGGCAACTCATCGACCTCGACGGTGGCTGCGACATTTGCGTCGCCACCCCAGGCAGGCTTGTGGACCTGCTGGAACGGAGAAAG GTCCGTCTTGGTTTGGTTCAGTTTTTTGTGTTGGACGAGGCAGATCGCATGCTGGACATGGGTTTCCTGCCCCAGATCAAGCTGATTGTCGAGAGCTTCGACTTGCCCCCATCGCCTACGCCGCAGACAGCAGGCTATCCGTCTCTTGGCGGCGACAGCGGCGCCGGGCGCCGCGTGGGTCGGCAGACGGTCATGTTCAGCGCTACGTTCCCGCGAGAAATTCAGATGCTAGCGAAGGATTTCCTGGAGGACTACATCTACCTTGCGGTTGGCCGCGTCGGGAGCACCAACGAGTTCATTCGGCAGCGCCTGCAGTACGCAGATGAGGACCAGAAGCTCAAGTTGCTAGTCAAGCTGCTGCGCGAGACTGAAAAGGGTCTGACGATCATTTTCGTTGAGACGAAGCGGAAAGCGGACATGATTGAGGACTACCTCGTGGACGACGACTTCCCAGCGGTCTCGATTCACGGTGACCGGACACAGcaggagcgcgaggaggcgctCCGGCTGTTCAAGGCGGCCAAATGCCCGATTCTCGTGGCGACGGACGTTGCGGCCCGAGGTCTGGATATCTCCAACGTCACACACGTGATCAACTTCGACTTGCCGACCAACATCGATGACTATGTGCATCGCATCGGTCGTACAGGTCGCGCTGGGAACCTCGGCCTGGCCACCTCGTTCGTGAACGAGAGCAACAAGCCGATACTGCGCGACCTGCTGAACCTCTTGGAGGAGGCCAAGCAGGATAtcccctcgtttctcccgcctctcgtGCTCTCCTGcacctcttcgtcgtctcgcATGGGCGGCGGCTGGGGCGGAGGCCGCGGCGGGCGCGGCGGTGGATCCTTCGGCGGGCGGCAAGGCGGCGCCGGCTACGGCAGCATGGGTGGCGTGGGAGGCCGCTCTGGAGCTGCGCCGATGGGTGACAGCCGCCTCCCCGCCACCGACTGGCGCACGACCCCCGGTGGCAGCCGTCCGATGGGTGGCTTCCGGGCTGCGGTTATGAGCAGCGACCGCCCTGGGGGCATGGATGCGTGGTAG